The DNA region CGATGATGCCCTACTTGCAGGCTATCCTCGTGTGTCCATTATTCATGGAAAGGGCACAGGGGCACTAAGACAAGGGGTTAGAGATTATTTAAAGAACCATCGTTCCGTAAAATCGATGCGCTTTGGGGAAGCCTCTGAGGGCGGAACGGGTGTCACGATAGTTGAGTTAAAATAAAGGGGCTTAACGGGAGGAACCTATGGAGACATTGGCGAAAGTGCTGTTAGTTGTGTCAGCTTTATTTGTTCTTGTGGGAATCATCTATGTAACATTGATTGCCTGAAAATGAAACACCTTATGGAAAACAGACATTGATTTGTCTTCCATAGGGTGTTTTTTGTTAGTCTTCTTTACCCGTCAATACTAGCTCATAATGGCTGAAATGAGTATCCTCTGCATAGCCGTGTTTCCTGTAAAGACGCTTGGCGGTTTCGTTGGCAATGGCTGTACTTAAGCTAATCCCCTTCGCTCCTGTTTGGATGGCAAACTCTTGTGCATGATTCAAAAGCAAGGAGCCAACCCCTCTATTCCTAGCGCCGGTTAGAACATATAGATCATTCAGTACCCAGGCCCTTTGCATGGATATGGATGAAAATGTTGGATAGAGCTGGACGAAGCCGAGATAGCCCTGCAAATCGGCAGCGAAAAAGATGACAGATTCCTCTTTTTCTAAACGCTCCTTCAAAAAGGTCTTCGCACCTGCGCGATCAGAGAGTTGTTCATAAAACACTCTGTATAAGTCAAATAGATGAGAAATACCTTCAATATTTTCTTCGTCCGCCTGTTTAATGTATATGGGCGGATTCCCCCAAAAATCCTCAATCTGTTTTTGATGATGACGATCATGATAGGTGAATTCCAGGATGATATAAAGGAGCGAATAAGGTGTGCCTGTGTGAGGGCAATGGGTTTGCCCATTGGAAGAGGCTGGCCGATATAGCTGTTC from Pradoshia eiseniae includes:
- a CDS encoding GNAT family N-acetyltransferase — its product is MYIKQADEENIEGISHLFDLYRVFYEQLSDRAGAKTFLKERLEKEESVIFFAADLQGYLGFVQLYPTFSSISMQRAWVLNDLYVLTGARNRGVGSLLLNHAQEFAIQTGAKGISLSTAIANETAKRLYRKHGYAEDTHFSHYELVLTGKED